TCTCCAATCGCAATTACACTGCCAGCATTCATGTCTAATCATTTATCAATGAAGTTATTATTAGTGATTTAAAGATTTTTGTTTCCAATACAAAGATGTTTATGTAATTCAGAAATAATTTTTTTGTTCGCAGCAGGGAAAGGAAAATCCAAAAGTTTGCTTGGAGATACCCAAAGTAATTTTTGACTAGCTAGAGGTTTGGGATCACCTGATATCCATTCACAAAAATGAACAATAAAATAAAGCCTCTTATGGGTATATGCATGTTCAAAAGATAAAAGCTTTTCCCCAACTTTGACAACAATCCCAAGTTCCTCTTTTAATTCCCGCTTGATAGTTTTTTCAATAGATTCCTCGGAGTTTTTTTTTCCTCCTGGGAATTCCCACATTCCACCCATACTTGAACTTTCCAATCGCTGATCTATGAGCAATTCGCCGTTTTTATTAAAAACAAGCCCAATACCAATTTCTTGAAGGGGTTTTATTTTGGTCATTGCTTTTATGGGAAAATTATCAGGATCGTACTTTGTATATGCAATACAAAATTTTTGTATTGGACAAATAGAACAACTTGGTTTTTTAGGAGTACAAATATTTGCTCCCAAGTCCATCAAAGCCTGATTAAAGTTTCTTGGACTATTAGTAGAAATCAAAACAGAGCTCAATTTCCATAATTCTTTGTCATTTTTATTGATTTTTCCCTCAATAGCTAGCAATCTAGAAAAAATTCTTTTTACATTTCCATCCAATATTGGTGTAGGAAGGTCAAAAGCAGATGAGATGATACTACCCGCAGTAGTTCTACCAATACCAGGGAGAGACATCCACTGCTCTATTTCATTAGGCCAAGAATGTGGATCTTGATCTTTATTTTTTCCAACGAAATCAATTAAAATTTTAGAAGATTGATGTATTCGATTAGCACGTGAATAATAGCCAAGACCTTGCCATAGCATAAGAACAGTATCTAAATCAGCCTCTGTTAAAGATGTCAAAGAGGGAAAAACCTTCATCCATTTTTCCCAGTAAGGAATAACGACCTTCAACTGAGTCTGCTGAAGCATGACCTCTGCAACCCAAATTCCATAAGGAGATAGACTTTCACCTAAATGAGGAATGGAACCATCTTTTTTCAATTTCCAGGGTATCCAGTATCTACCATTTGTTCTAAACCATGCAAGAAGTAAATTTTGGATATTTCGAGGAGAATGAATAATGCTCATCAAAATAAATCGAAATTCACAAAGATATTTCTAAATAATAACATTATTATGATAATTTTATCTAATCAAATTAATACTTTTTCAATAGCTAATACATCGAATAATATTAACAAAAAAGTTATTTACTTTACTTCAGATCTAACTTTAAGTAAAAATAAATCATATCCTTATCTAAAGTGATGAAGCAATTCTGGAATTGGAAAAATTATCAAATTGCATGGCAAGTAGAAGAAACAGATAACAACTCTCCAATCGCAATAGTGTTAATTCATGGCTTTGGAGCATGCAAAGATCATTGGAGATTCAATCAAAGAAATATCAGCTCAATTGCACCATGCTATGCATTAGATTTAATAGGGTTTGGAGAAAGTAGTCAGCCAAATTCACAGATTCCATTTGAAAAGAAAAACTCTGAAAATTTCAATTATTGTTTTGATAATTGGAGTCAGCAAGTTTATGATTTCTGTCAAGAGATAGTTAAAAAACCTGTCTTATTAATAGGAAATTCTATTGGGGGGGTTATTGCATTAAATACATCAAAACAATTATCTCAGAAATGCGTAGGTCTAATACTAATTGATTGTGCACAAAGGACAATGGATGACAAGCGTCTAGTAGAGCAATCAATATTAATGAGATTTCTGAGACCAG
This is a stretch of genomic DNA from Prochlorococcus marinus str. MIT 0912. It encodes these proteins:
- the mutT gene encoding 8-oxo-dGTP diphosphatase MutT yields the protein MSIIHSPRNIQNLLLAWFRTNGRYWIPWKLKKDGSIPHLGESLSPYGIWVAEVMLQQTQLKVVIPYWEKWMKVFPSLTSLTEADLDTVLMLWQGLGYYSRANRIHQSSKILIDFVGKNKDQDPHSWPNEIEQWMSLPGIGRTTAGSIISSAFDLPTPILDGNVKRIFSRLLAIEGKINKNDKELWKLSSVLISTNSPRNFNQALMDLGANICTPKKPSCSICPIQKFCIAYTKYDPDNFPIKAMTKIKPLQEIGIGLVFNKNGELLIDQRLESSSMGGMWEFPGGKKNSEESIEKTIKRELKEELGIVVKVGEKLLSFEHAYTHKRLYFIVHFCEWISGDPKPLASQKLLWVSPSKLLDFPFPAANKKIISELHKHLCIGNKNL
- a CDS encoding alpha/beta fold hydrolase, whose product is MKQFWNWKNYQIAWQVEETDNNSPIAIVLIHGFGACKDHWRFNQRNISSIAPCYALDLIGFGESSQPNSQIPFEKKNSENFNYCFDNWSQQVYDFCQEIVKKPVLLIGNSIGGVIALNTSKQLSQKCVGLILIDCAQRTMDDKRLVEQSILMRFLRPVIKTLVRQRILSSNIFKNAANPTFIEKVLKVAYPSGNNVDEELINTLFKPTQGKGAPEAFRGFINLFDDHLAPNLLEQINKPVHLIWGEKDPWEPVQEAQKWFATFDCIKSLDIIPEAGHCPHDEIPEKVNPIIKKIIQEAI